The following proteins are encoded in a genomic region of Zea mays cultivar B73 chromosome 9, Zm-B73-REFERENCE-NAM-5.0, whole genome shotgun sequence:
- the LOC100280266 gene encoding uncharacterized LOC100280266 (The RefSeq protein has 1 substitution compared to this genomic sequence) → MAARQPPPSSASAPAPAAGLSMKDYLKRYVSGPGTDGDQKRAKKKTKKKPKPAGGVLIVDEDPVWQKPVQVDEEPASSGDDKPLVDEDIEVKRMRRLEAIRAARPYNAIAEDGSGWVTVAAPEEQGGGSTHQRRNDTPLPERGRAPTREDLSPVRRRQRRDTPSPVHGDAAAKDFSPPRRPSPVHGDAAAKDFSPPRRRQRRNTPSPVHGDAAAKDFSPPRRRQRRDTPSPVPDGAAAKDFSPPRRRQRRQDTPSPKDSGAADQDDMSPPRKSRQREDLSPPRKGARHITEEPRDISPRKKRDISPSRKSTKEGASKQVKKSGLMTAEEVKEDIRKIKEAEMIKFASQDPSLVGKGAKAVFRDKEGRRISEEEMCKAKEPEKPKEIHIEWGKGLVQKREAESRLKEIEAEKSKPFARTRDDPELDNMLKERIRWGDPMAHLVKRKDPEFILEDLGDDEKMKESGFIVPQSIPTHSWLKRGVDAPPNRYGIKPGRHWDGVDRGNGFEKDMFKLKNEKQAMEQEAYLWSVSDM, encoded by the exons ATGGCAGCGAGGCAGCCGCCGCCTTCGTCCgcgtccgcgcccgcgcccgcggcgGGTCTCTCCATGAAGGACTACCTCAAGAGGTACGTGTCGGGCCCAGGGACCGACGGCGACCAGAAGAGGGCGAAGAAGAAGACGAAGAAGAAGCCCAAGCCCGCCGGCGGGGTGCTCATCGTCGACGAGGACCCAGTGTGGCAGAAGCCCGTGCAGGTGGACGAGGAGCCCGCGTCGTCAG GTGacgacaagcctctggtcgacgaggaCATCGAGGTCAAGCGGATGCGTCGCCTGGAGGCAATACGCGCCGCAAGGCCGTACAATGCTATCGCCGAGGATGGCAGCGGGTGGGTTACCGTGGCCGCCCCAGAGGAGCAGGGCGGTGGGTCCACCCACCAGCGCAGGAACGACACGCCGTTGCCAGAGCGGGGACGTGCTCCTACGAGGGAGGACCTTTCTCCTgtgcggcggaggcagcggcgcgaCACGCCCTCACCTGTGCATGGCGATGCTGCTGCAAAGGATTTTTCACCACCTAGGCGGCCCTCACCTGTGCATGGTGATGCTGCTGCAAAGGATTTTTCACCACctaggcggaggcagcggcgcaaCACGCCCTCACCTGTGCATGGCGATGCTGCTGCAAAGGATTTTTCACCACctaggcggaggcagcggcgcgaCACGCCCTCACCTGTGCCGGACGGTGCTGCTGCAAAGGATTTTTCACCACCTAGGCGGAGGCAGAGGCGTCAGGACACGCCATCACCAAAGGACAGTGGTGCAGCGGACCAGGACGATATGTCACCACCGCGGAAGTCTAGGCAGAGAGAGGACCTTTCGCCGCCAAGGAAGGGTGCTCGTCATATCACTGAGGAGCCCCGGGATATCTCGCCACGAAAGAAGAGAGACATTTCTCCCTCAAGGAAGAGTACAAAGGAAGGAGCCTCAAAACAGGTGAAGAAATCTGGACTGATGACAGCAGAAGAAGTTAAAGAGGACATAAGAAAGATTAAGGAGGCTGAGATGATTAA GTTTGCATCACAGGATCCTTCTCTGGTTGGGAAAGGGGCAAAGGCAGTATTCAGAGATAAGGAAG GAAGACGAATAAGTGAAGAAGAAATGTGCAAGGCAAAGGAACCTGAGAAGCCAAAG GAAATACATATAGAATGGGGTAAAGGGTTGGTTCAGAAACGAGAAGCTGAGTCTAGGTTGAAAGAGATTGAAGCTGAGAAGAGTAAACCTTTTGCTCGAACAAG GGATGATCCTGAGCTTGATAATATGCTAAAAGAAAGAATCCGATGGGGTGATCCTATGGCTCATCTGGTCAAG CGGAAAGATCCAGAATTTATTTTGGAAGACTTGGGAGATGATGAAAAGATGAAAGAATCTGGCTTCATAGTACCCCAAAGTATACCTACTCACAGCTGGCTGAAACGTGGAGTGGATGCTCCTCCAAACCGCTATGGCATAAAACCCGGTCGTCATTGGGATGGCGTGGATCGCAGTAATG GATTTGAGAAGGACATGTTCAAGCTGAAGAACGAGAAGCAAGCAATGGAGCAAGAAGCCTATCTTTGGTCTGTCTCTGATATGTGA